A window of Gorilla gorilla gorilla isolate KB3781 chromosome 5, NHGRI_mGorGor1-v2.1_pri, whole genome shotgun sequence genomic DNA:
CACTCCTGTCCCCCCCGGGGTCCCGCCTGCATATGGCTGTGGAAGGAAATTTGGGGGGAAGGGGCATCACTCTGACCCTCTCCCAGCCTACCAGCGTTGGGCGGCTGGCAGAGTGGCTTTAAAAGCACAATTTTTACCTATGGCTTCTCAAAATAAAGCACCCATTACCCTTCCAGGACACCCATAAATTCCACCTaagcccctctcctcccttccttgctTCATTAACCACCATATTCTTGGGCTTTCTACATTCTCTCCCGCAAGGTATGGTCCCACTGGGGCTGTCCTGGCCTCAGGTCAgaccttctttcttccctccagaCACCTACCAGGCCTCCCCTACCCCCTTAGTCCCAGGCTTCTCCCACATGCCTCTTGGTTCCCAGCTTCCATTCCCCCCGTCCCCCGCCAGGCGGTTTCTTACTTTCAGACCTCCTCTGAACCTCTAGGCTCCGATCCCCCTCCCAGGCCCTGACTCTGGGCACCAGTAGGCTCCTACTCCCGGGTCTCTCCCTAGTccttcctgtctcaggctcccttCTTTCTAGGGCTTGTCCCGGGAACACTACCTGTTCCCTGCCCTTGTTACTCTATCCTACCAGCCCCCAGCGTATCCCCAATTTCAAGTCCTGTATCGCGTCCCCCTCTTTCCCATGCCCCTGTCTGCCCGGCACTCACCGTGCCCACCGGGTAGACCGGCACGTAAGCAGTGCAGGGCTGCAGCTGCAGGGGGTATCCGGGCGCTACGTAGCCCCCCAGCGGCAGCGTGCCCACAGTCCCCGCGTGCGTGGGCACCACGAAGCCAGGGGCCTGGGCAGTCTGGGCTGGCgccggcgggggcggggcggcggCAGCGGGCGGCGGCGGGGGAAGTGGGCCCTCGAAGCGAGTCTCCTGCAGGTAAGGGTCGGGTGGCATGCGGGGCAAGGTAGCGCAGCCGGGTGGGGGTGCCCCGGCAGCAGGGCCGGGAGGGGCGTGGTGGGGGGGCCTCGGCAGCGTGGCAGAGGAGGAGGGACCGCGCTGAGCGGTGGCCGCGGAAGAGGCCAGGCCCCCTGCCCCTAAGCGCGGGAGGGTGGCGGTGCCAGactgatggtagtggtggtggtggtgatggtgtgagGAAGGGGCTGCCTGTGGCGGTGGGGCTGGGGGTTCGGCTGGAGGCTGAGGGGCATTGTAGGGCGGCGGAGAAGTGTGAGGGACTGAGTCTGGGAGTCCTGGGGGAGGTGAGTGGAGGAGAGTATAAGAGGAAAGATGACACAGTGATGAGTTGAGGAGGGGGTAAGGGGAAACACAGCCGGtcagggatggagaaagataatGGGAGAGACACATAGAGAGAGACGGGTGAGAAACCATCTCTAATTTGAGGGGCAAGAGAGGGGCTGTATCTAGGCCATCTGCccccctccttcttccttccaatCTAGTTTTGAGGTCACAACTCTGGTCtgcttcttttctgtctttttcatcaCCATGCACCCAGCTCTCACCTGCAGACCCAATCCCCTCTCCTTTGCTATAGCTGCCTTTGGGCTGGCCTATCCGAGCTAGTCCTGTGTGTGCGTATGCGTAGACATGCAACCCTGTGTTAATATGTGCTCAATTCAACAGTTGTATAAACACATGTGGGATGACATGTGTTCCACTCTGCTGTTCCTTCAGTGGGGGGAGGAGTGCCCCAGCCTCTGTGAGAATCTCGGGACCTCTTTTAGGGCAGATTAAGAAGAGCCCTCTGGATTTTGCTCCCTTGACAACCCCCATCTGGTCATGTCTCCATATTTCCTCACAGGATGTCTCCATGCCAGCCAGTGATTGTCCATCTGTCACTCCCAATGATGCCATCCCTGCAAAACCTGGCTGTACCTCCTTCACCCTCTCAACCTACCCCCCTGACCATGTTGTTGGCAAGGGGCAGAGGCTGCCactggaaagaggaaaggaagagaaagggggaGACAGAAAGAGGAGGGGGACTGGGAGAGTGTTGAGAGCTGGAGAGAAGGGGAATGAAATAGAACCACAGCTGAGGAGGGGTAAGGGAGGGGGTTGGGGCAAGGGGGACGGAGAGTCTGGAGAcagtggagggggtgggaggttttgttattgtttttacctGACTTTTCGGATGACATGCCTGCGGTCTCGCTGGGACAGGGTCCCTGCAGCCGGAGTGGGGGTCCTTGGCCGGTGCTAGAGTCTGGGTGCTGGATGGCGCAGCCGGCAGCAGCGCAGAGATGGAGAGATGAAGGCagcggcggggggggggggggcggggggggcgggCGGAGGGAGAGCGGGGAGGGGGGGGAGCTTAAAGGGACCGAGGCGAGGGAGGGGGAGCGCTTCAGATGTTTCCCACTCGGTCTCTCTCTGCTCTCGGAccacctctctcctcctctcaccCCGGCATTCAAGCCCCCAGTTTGGGCTCCTTTGGAGTTGTCATGGAAACACGGAGGCTAGACCAGGCGAGGCGGGTGGGactaaggaaaggaaggaaggagaactcTCTGGAGTCTCCCCTACCAAGACTCAGTGATTGTATTGTGGGAGGAAGTGAACAGGTTCTCAGTGGAGTTAATAACCCAAGTGCCTCCAGAGGCAGGTCGTCTCCCCCTCTTAGCTCCCTGCAAGGTGCCAGGGTCTTCTCCCAAATCCTTGGCCCCAGTTTCCTCCTCTTTAGAAGAGATAAATacttgtgtgtgagagagaattgTGCAGAGTTCAGAACTGCGATGGTCTGAAAAGTTCCCAGGGTTTGGTGAACCTGCCAACCTAGCAGTAAAGAGGGAGGCCCAGATCTGTAAATCAGGGGGAGCTGGGCCTtggagggaaaagggagagagagtttGGGCGGTGTGCATACATACCTTCTTCGTCCAGGACTAAGGAGCTGAAGCTCTTTTGGAGGGGGTAGGGGGTATGACTTAACTGCTCATTTCTGGCAGCTCTGTTGGTAATGTGTGCTTGTTCCCCCACTTTCCCTTTGCTTTTGAGGCTGCTTAGAGTCTCTGGGCTGGTCAATGTTCAGATCCATTCCCTAAACCCCCCTactcccacccaccacctcccaccAAGACGCATCTCCAGCTCCTGAGTAGACCTGCAGTACAGCGTTACTAgtctttttatttgcttattgcaTCTTGGGAGCGCGTGGGTGGGTGAAGGGAGCGAGGATAGGAAGTCTATGGAGATTtacaccagtttttttttttttttttaaacaaaaacacagcCAGATAATCATTATTCTTCCCTTAcgtccccccagcccccacctgggGCAGTCGCTCTCCCGGCTGCGTCCCTTTTCGTCCATGTCCTAGCAGAGACTACAGAGCAGTACAGAGGCTCTCGCTGAAACCAGTCCCAGGCTCCACAGAGTCAGATCACGGCTTCACACCAGTCGTTCTGGTCACTTAGGCGTTCGCGTGAGCGCTCAACCCCTTACCGCCACCTCATCGTCACTCTACACCATTCTGAGCGCAAAAATGGTTTGATTGAGACAAATTTAGACCAAGCAATGACCTTGTAAACAGAGAGAGGGGCTCAGACATGCTGAGAAATCCTTATCTCTAGAGAAACGTCTTTAAATGCTAAGTAAAAGCCCTAGCAAGTAAAAGCCCTGAGGCACTAGGGTGTCGGTTAGGGGTCACAGGCGGAGAGGTGGGGCGCCTGGGGGTTTCGGTAGGGAGCCACCCACAGATAACTCAGACAGCCAGATTCTGGGGGTCGTTCAGGTTGAAAGACTGGTCGAAATTACGCGGGCATGAGTCAGCGCATCCCTACGCGCCCTCCGCCCCTTGAGGGTGGGTCGCTTATAGGGAGGGGAGTAGAGTAGGGCAGGAGAAACTGGGCCAGGCTGCACTTAGCTCAAGGGGCCTCGAGGACTCTCTGCGTCTCTGGAGACAAGGGCACTACACGCACTTCAGAATGAAGAGTTGTAAGTCGCTGACCTGGGGCGGactggagggtggggtgggggtgggtgttgAGGGGCACGCCCGGGCTGGCATCAGCCCTCCAGGCCACCCTGCCACTCACCCAGCACACGGCAAAATGCAGAGGACTACCTTTCCCTGGTCCGCCCCTGGCCGCCCCTTGGGGAATGCAAACTTCGTGTTCTGCTGCGGAGCCAGACGCCTGTATTGGGAAGTGGGGAGAATCAAGGCGGGGAAATCGGACCTTTGGGTCGCTGGGGGCAACGAAGCCTGGAGAGGCCTTCTTTCCATTCCCAGAATATGTTTGCTGCTTTTTTCTCTCCCCACTGGCCTAAATGGATCGCTCCGCCTGTTTCCTCCCCAGCACCTAGGGCGCAATGGAATATTCCATTGCCCCTCCTGTCCTGGGTCTGTGTTGCGGGGAACGCTCGCGCGGTTGCCAGAGAAAGCCCCGGACGTGACGGATTTGCGCGACCCCAAGCAGCCCGCCCTTCCCCCTCCCATCCGTCATTCCCCTGCGCTCTCTTTCCTCACCCTTCCCCCCGCCACCGTGGGTTCTAGACTTGGGATAAGTAAACAGCGGGTGGAGCGAGGCCTACGGACCCAGGCCAGGTGGGAGTCTGCACTCTTCAAGGGGCCTGGGCTGCTGCTCACGGGTATTAAAGAACTCCGCGTTGTTCATGGCTGAGGCGATGCATTAGGAAGATCCTGGACCTAGAGAACAAGTCCCCCGAACGCTGAGTTGGGGGCGGGACTTCGGGTGCGCGTTGGTGCGTCAACGTGGTGGGGGGGGTGTGTTTGTAGGGAGAGGGCTGGAGTAAGTTAAAAGTAGGCTATTTTGTGACACGGACCTGGTGTGGGAGCGAGAGGAGGTGGCTTGATTGCCGGGCGTCTGTTCCGAGGGAGGAGGGTGTTGCCATCTCCCTCACATGCCCTTATCACCCCTTTCTCAGGCGGGAGCATGCTGCGGCTCTGGGGGCAGCGGCTCCCCGCGGCGTGGGTCCTGCTTCTGTTGCCTTtcctgccgctgctgctgcttgCGGCCCCCGCGCCCCACCGCGCGTCCTACAAGCCGGTCATCGTGGTGCATGGGCTCTTCGACAGCTCGTACAGCTTCCGCCACCTGCTGGAATACATCAATGAGGTCTGGCAGGGGACACCTGGGTGCAGGGCGTTAGAGGCGTCTACtgtggcaggggagggagagcgGGGAACTGAAAGCCACCCCTCTGGGCCTGCCCAGTTCCTCAGGGAGCTGGTGCTGGCGGGGGGAGAGTTGGGGGACGGGATCCCTGGTTCTAGCAGGGTACAATAGACCTGTGGACGCGGGCCAGGGGGTGGCGTGTGGGAGCTTCTTAGCCTATCCCCGGTGGCTGCATTGGCCCCTTCCCACAGACACACCCCGGGACTGTGGTGACAGTGCTCGATCTCTTCGATGGGAGAGAGAGCTTGCGACCCCTGTGGGAACAGGTGCAAGGGTTCCGAGAGGCTGTGGTCCCCATCATGGCAAAGGCCCCTCAAGGGGTGCATCTCATCTGCTACTCGCAGGGTAGGCGACTCCCCTGCCCCTAACTCCTAAGCCCTATCTGAGGCTTGATCCTTATCTGAGGGACACTTCCTAGTGTCCCTTTTTCTGAACCACATTGCTCCAGGCACAACCCTGGTACCTGAGCCCTTCCTTTCTGACTTCCCTCAGCACCTGGGTCTCATCTCTGTCTTGAATGGGAGGGAGGCTCCCTACACTGCTGCCCTTTTGCTTCCTGTTACCCATGGTTCTTGGACATAAGGGCTAATGGGGCAGGTAAAAACATCCTAGAACTAGAGGCAGGAGGCCCAGCATCTAATTCGGGCTCACTCACTTATATGATGTGTGACCTTTTGGCACAGGGTGTGCCTGCCTTCTGTAAGCCTCAGTCTCCTTTGTGtacagtgtgtgtctgtgtgtgtctctgtgtgtgtgtgtgtgtgtgtgtgtgtgtgtgtggtgggggtggggggtgctgctGGCTTTGCTGTCCTTAAGTGCCTGCCCAATGTGGTGTTCTGCTTACAGGGGGCCTTGTGTGCCGGGCTCTGCTTTCTGTCATGGATGATCACAATGTGGATTCTttcatctccctctcctctccacaGATGGGACAGTATGGAGGTGAGTGGGCACTAGACTCCATAGAATGCCctgagttttgggggaacagaggTTTATGGTCACTTAGCATTGCCATTTGCTTGCCAGACACGGACTACTTGAAGTGGCTGTTCCCCACCTCCATGCGGTCTAACCTCTATCGGATCTGCTATAGCCCCTGGGGCCAGGAATTCTCCATCTGCAACTACTGGCATGGTGAGTGGGGATGCTGAACTGGGGCTTCCATGGATCAGGTCAGTTGCTTCCACCTCTGCTACAACCAATAGCAGTGATGACAATAAAGATAACTTACATTTATTGAGTTATTTGAACAGGCtctgttcagaattttttttttttttttgagacggagtcttgttctgttgcccaggctggagtgcagtgcaccatctcggctcactgcaacctccgcctcccaggttcaagtgatcctcctgcctcagtccccctagtagctgggattacaggcaggcgccatcatgcccggctaagttttgtattttaagtagagatggagtttcgccatgttggccaggctggtctcgaactcctgacctcaggtgatccactcgcctcggcctcccaaagtgctgggattacaggtgtgaaccattgcacctggcccagaatgtTTTAAGTGTGTCACCTTATTGCCTTAGAAGGTTTAGTCTGATGTGGGAGTCAGCAAACCTTGtctataaagggccagagagtaaatatttttgactttgtaGGACATATAGTCTGTTTCACAACTCCTCAATTCTGCTGTTGTAATGTGAAAGCAGCCATGTACCATATGTGAATGAATGTgcctgtgttccagtaaaacttcatttacaaaaacaagtagCAGGCTGGATTTGGTCCTTTGGTCACAGTTTGCCAACCTCTAGACCAGACCGTGGGGCCAGAAtacttgggtttgaatcttgaCCCTATTGGGtgcctttgggcaagttacttaaccattCTGTTACTcagttttccttatctgtaaaatattatAGCATGTACTTCACCAGgtggttgtaaggattaaataaataaatgaatgcaatgTACTTTGAATAGTACCTGGCTCATATAGTAGATACTAGATAGAAGTACTTGCTattgtcaggtgtggtggctcacacctgtaatcccaatatcttggcaggtggaggtgggcgcatcacctgaggtcgggttcgagaccagcctggccaacatggtgaaaccccatctctactaaaaatacaaaaaaaaattagctgaatgtgggcacacgcttgtaatcccagctactcaggatgctgagtcaggagaattgcttgaacccgggaggcagatgttgcagtgagcggagatcctgccactgcacttcagcctgggtgacagagtgagatttcgtctaaaaaaaaaaagtacttgttACTATGTTTATAGTTGTTAtcactactattattattttgagatggagtctcactgtgtctcccaggatggagtgcagcggtgcagtctcggctcactgtaacctccacctcctgggttcaagtgattccagcgccccgagtaactgggattacaggcatgcaccacca
This region includes:
- the PRRT1 gene encoding proline-rich transmembrane protein 1, producing the protein MSSEKSGLPDSVPHTSPPPYNAPQPPAEPPAPPPQAAPSSHHHHHHHYHQSGTATLPRLGAGGLASSAATAQRGPSSSATLPRPPHHAPPGPAAGAPPPGCATLPRMPPDPYLQETRFEGPLPPPPPAAAAPPPPAPAQTAQAPGFVVPTHAGTVGTLPLGGYVAPGYPLQLQPCTAYVPVYPVGTPYAGGTPGGTGVTSTLPPPPQGPGLALLEPRRPPHDYMPIAVLTTICCFWPTGIIAIFKAVQVRTALARGDMVSAEIASREARNFSFISLAVGIAAMVLCTILTVVIIIAAQHHENYWDP
- the PPT2 gene encoding lysosomal thioesterase PPT2 isoform X4, giving the protein MKSCGSMLRLWGQRLPAAWVLLLLPFLPLLLLAAPAPHRASYKPVIVVHGLFDSSYSFRHLLEYINETHPGTVVTVLDLFDGRESLRPLWEQVQGFREAVVPIMAKAPQGVHLICYSQGGLVCRALLSVMDDHNVDSFISLSSPQMGQYGDTDYLKWLFPTSMRSNLYRICYSPWGQEFSICNYWHDPHHDDLYLNASSFLALINGERDHPNATVWRKNFLRVGHLVLIGGPDDGVITPWQSSFFGFYDANETVLEMEEQLVYLRDSFGLKTLLARGAIVRCPMAGISHTAWHSNRTLYETCIEPWLS
- the PPT2 gene encoding lysosomal thioesterase PPT2 isoform X3: MKSCGSMLRLWGQRLPAAWVLLLLPFLPLLLLAAPAPHRASYKPVIVVHGLFDSSYSFRHLLEYINETHPGTVVTVLDLFDGRESLRPLWEQVQGFREAVVPIMAKAPQGVHLICYSQGGLVCRALLSVMDDHNVDSFISLSSPQMGQYGDTDYLKWLFPTSMRSNLYRICYSPWGQEFSICNYWHDPHHDDLYLNASSFLALINGERDHPNATVWRKNFLRVGHLVLIGGPDDGVITPWQSSFFGFYDANETVLEMEEQLPARPTHQSELLLLRLVCLKPPRRKKPGGNGEREEGRWGENFKWGKSGVYSET
- the PPT2 gene encoding lysosomal thioesterase PPT2 isoform X1, whose protein sequence is MKSCGSMLRLWGQRLPAAWVLLLLPFLPLLLLAAPAPHRASYKPVIVVHGLFDSSYSFRHLLEYINETHPGTVVTVLDLFDGRESLRPLWEQVQGFREAVVPIMAKAPQGVHLICYSQGGLVCRALLSVMDDHNVDSFISLSSPQMGQYGDTDYLKWLFPTSMRSNLYRICYSPWGQEFSICNYWHDPHHDDLYLNASSFLALINGERDHPNATVWRKNFLRVGHLVLIGGPDDGVITPWQSSFFGFYDANETVLEMEEQLVSPLGLLPLLAAVPPYSRALSVTPELKGSPCGEEVQDPSSNSLCLSLCLSSMLPRPLDHLEGLSAGFFWVEDSIGPGGHSEVSNGRDLPHSLALQPYPL
- the PPT2 gene encoding lysosomal thioesterase PPT2 isoform X2; its protein translation is MLRLWGQRLPAAWVLLLLPFLPLLLLAAPAPHRASYKPVIVVHGLFDSSYSFRHLLEYINETHPGTVVTVLDLFDGRESLRPLWEQVQGFREAVVPIMAKAPQGVHLICYSQGGLVCRALLSVMDDHNVDSFISLSSPQMGQYGDTDYLKWLFPTSMRSNLYRICYSPWGQEFSICNYWHDPHHDDLYLNASSFLALINGERDHPNATVWRKNFLRVGHLVLIGGPDDGVITPWQSSFFGFYDANETVLEMEEQLVSPLGLLPLLAAVPPYSRALSVTPELKGSPCGEEVQDPSSNSLCLSLCLSSMLPRPLDHLEGLSAGFFWVEDSIGPGGHSEVSNGRDLPHSLALQPYPL